Below is a genomic region from Sporohalobacter salinus.
TTAAGTATAACAAAATTTAGGTTAAAAGTTAAGGTGGAGTACAAATTTTCAACTTGTTGGTAAGATTTCTTACTAACAAAATATCACAACAGGAGGAGTGAATATGAACTTCATTATTGCAGGATTAATTTTTGCTGGTGTTTTTTTCTTTATAATAGGAACTATAGGTTTAATAAGGTTGCCTGATACTTATAGTCGAATTCATGCTCCAACTAAATGTGATACATTAGGCCTAGGGTTAATTACTTCAGGTATGATTCTTTATAATGGATTTTCTGTCCATTCAATTAAAATGTTATTTATTCTCATTTTTCTCTGGATAACTGGTCCTGCTGCTGCTTCGATTATTTCTAAAGCAGCAATAGAGAATGAAGTGCTATTTGTTGAAGGAAGCTTTTGTTATCATCAAAATAATGAAACTGAAAAGGAAGTAGTTAAAGATGGTTAATAATATCACTCTTCTATTATTATTTTTGTTAACTGTTAGTGCTTTAATAGCAACTCAAATTAAAGATTTATTGGCTGCTGTGGTTGTTTTTGGAGCTTATAGTTTAATTATGTCTATAATTTGGCAGCAGATGAGAGCGCCGGATTTGGCTATTACTGAAGCAGTAGTAGGGATAGTAATTTCTGTAATGTTTGTTGTATTAATTAGTAGAACAGAGAGGTGGGAGGAATGAAAAAATTGACATCATTAATCTTTATTTTAATTTTAGGATTTGTAGTTGCTATTGTTGTTAGTGACATGCCTACCTTTGGTATTGAAGATGTACCAGTTAATAATCAGTTATCTCAACATTACATTAATAAAAGTGTTGAAGAAACAGGATCATTTAACATTGTAGGAGCAATTTTAGTAGACTATCGTGCTTATGATACATTAGTTGAGACGATTGTTTTATTCACAGCTTCGACTGTAGTAGCTTCAATATTTATAAATCCAAGAGAGAATTAGTAAATAAATTCAAGTGATTATAAGGAGGTATGCTTTTGCAGCATCTGATTGTGAAAAAAACAACTGGTATTTTACTGCCTTTTTTAC
It encodes:
- the mnhG gene encoding monovalent cation/H(+) antiporter subunit G, producing the protein MNFIIAGLIFAGVFFFIIGTIGLIRLPDTYSRIHAPTKCDTLGLGLITSGMILYNGFSVHSIKMLFILIFLWITGPAAASIISKAAIENEVLFVEGSFCYHQNNETEKEVVKDG
- a CDS encoding Na(+)/H(+) antiporter subunit B codes for the protein MVNNITLLLLFLLTVSALIATQIKDLLAAVVVFGAYSLIMSIIWQQMRAPDLAITEAVVGIVISVMFVVLISRTERWEE
- the mbhE gene encoding hydrogen gas-evolving membrane-bound hydrogenase subunit E, with the protein product MKKLTSLIFILILGFVVAIVVSDMPTFGIEDVPVNNQLSQHYINKSVEETGSFNIVGAILVDYRAYDTLVETIVLFTASTVVASIFINPREN